One Undibacter mobilis genomic region harbors:
- a CDS encoding cobalamin-independent methionine synthase II family protein: MQRSRDRFLTTHTGSLPRPDDLIRIMYAKEEGVPVEPTALSEHIKAAVADVVKKQADAGVDLINDGEMSKPSYATYVKDRLNGFGGTGNTFVYQDVHEFPALEKKVFGDPGRSRRKTPACNAPISVRDAQAPLDDIANLKDALKSVPHVGGFMSAASPGVVSLFFRNDHYKDFETYIYAIADAMKYEYEAVAKAGFVLQIDCPDLGMGRHIQYADLDLTGFRKRAQLHVEALNHAVANIPAEQLRMHLCWGNYEGPHHFDVPLADIIDVVFKAKPVAISLEAANPRHAHEWAVFETVKLPDGKVLIPGVLESKSNFIEHPELIAQRIGRYAKLVGRENVIAGSDCGYGTWVGQAAVDPQVVFAKLAAMAEGARIATKQFW, encoded by the coding sequence ATGCAGCGCAGCCGCGATCGTTTCTTGACCACCCACACCGGCAGCCTGCCCCGCCCCGACGACCTCATCCGGATCATGTACGCGAAGGAGGAAGGGGTTCCGGTGGAACCCACGGCACTGAGTGAACACATCAAGGCCGCCGTCGCCGACGTCGTGAAGAAGCAGGCCGACGCCGGCGTCGATCTGATCAATGACGGCGAGATGTCGAAGCCGAGCTACGCCACTTACGTCAAGGACCGCCTCAACGGCTTCGGCGGCACCGGCAACACCTTCGTCTATCAGGACGTCCACGAATTCCCGGCACTGGAAAAGAAAGTGTTCGGCGATCCCGGCCGCTCGCGCCGCAAGACGCCGGCCTGCAACGCGCCGATCAGCGTGCGCGACGCCCAGGCCCCGCTCGACGATATCGCCAACCTGAAGGATGCGCTCAAGTCCGTGCCGCATGTCGGCGGCTTCATGAGCGCGGCCTCGCCCGGCGTGGTGTCGCTGTTCTTCCGCAACGACCACTACAAGGACTTCGAGACCTATATCTACGCCATCGCCGACGCGATGAAGTATGAGTACGAGGCGGTGGCGAAAGCCGGCTTCGTGTTGCAGATCGACTGCCCCGATCTCGGCATGGGCCGGCACATTCAATATGCCGATCTCGACCTCACCGGCTTCCGCAAGCGCGCCCAGCTTCATGTCGAGGCGCTCAACCACGCCGTCGCCAATATCCCGGCCGAACAGCTCCGCATGCATTTGTGCTGGGGCAATTACGAAGGCCCGCATCACTTCGACGTGCCGCTCGCCGACATCATCGATGTCGTGTTCAAGGCCAAGCCCGTTGCGATCTCGCTCGAGGCCGCCAATCCGCGCCACGCCCATGAATGGGCGGTGTTCGAAACGGTGAAGCTGCCGGACGGCAAGGTGCTGATCCCCGGCGTGCTCGAATCCAAATCGAACTTCATCGAACATCCCGAACTGATTGCGCAGCGCATCGGCCGCTACGCCAAGCTGGTCGGGCGCGAGAATGTCATCGCCGGTTCGGATTGCGGTTATGGCACCTGGGTCGGCCAGGCCGCGGTCGATCCGCAGGTCGTGTTCGCCAAGCTCGCGGCGATGGCGGAAGGCGCGCGCATCGCCACCAAGCAGTTCTGGTAG
- a CDS encoding alpha/beta fold hydrolase produces MAVLIFVAIVVALIGGTLIGARLIESNNPPSGRFVDVEGGRLHVVELGPAAAPPVLLLHGASGNLLDMKLALGDALSSRYRVILVDRPGHGWSDRPGGAADASPAAQAALIHQALAKLGVRAPVVVGHSWSGALATAYALAYPADISGLVLLAPVTHRWPGGIGAINHIVATPVIGPLLAYTLIMPTGYFLIDSGIRGVFAPQSPPPDYDAKTAVTMLLRPREFIANARDLDGLKEFVTRQMPRYPEIKVPVAIVAGDADPVVYTDIHSRALERQIPQATLTVLPGVGHMVHSIARDDVVAVIDGVVAVPR; encoded by the coding sequence ATGGCCGTCTTGATCTTCGTCGCCATCGTCGTCGCGCTTATCGGCGGCACGTTGATCGGCGCCCGACTGATCGAGAGCAACAATCCGCCGTCCGGCCGTTTCGTCGATGTCGAAGGCGGCCGGCTGCATGTCGTCGAGCTCGGGCCCGCCGCGGCGCCGCCGGTCTTGCTGCTGCATGGCGCGAGCGGCAATTTGCTCGACATGAAGCTGGCGCTGGGCGATGCGCTGTCGTCGCGTTATCGCGTCATTCTCGTCGATCGCCCCGGCCATGGATGGAGCGACAGGCCGGGCGGTGCGGCCGATGCATCGCCGGCCGCACAGGCGGCGCTCATTCATCAAGCTCTGGCCAAACTCGGTGTGCGCGCACCCGTCGTGGTCGGACATTCATGGTCAGGGGCGCTGGCGACCGCTTATGCGCTCGCCTATCCCGCCGACATCAGCGGTCTGGTGCTGCTGGCACCTGTCACGCATCGCTGGCCAGGCGGCATTGGCGCCATCAACCATATCGTCGCGACGCCCGTCATCGGGCCGCTGCTGGCTTATACGCTCATCATGCCGACCGGCTATTTTCTGATCGACTCCGGCATCAGGGGCGTGTTCGCGCCGCAATCGCCGCCGCCGGATTACGATGCAAAAACCGCTGTCACCATGCTGCTGCGGCCGCGCGAGTTCATCGCCAATGCCCGCGATCTCGACGGACTCAAGGAATTTGTCACGCGGCAGATGCCGCGCTATCCGGAGATCAAGGTCCCGGTGGCGATCGTTGCCGGCGATGCCGATCCGGTCGTCTACACCGACATTCATTCGCGCGCGCTCGAACGCCAGATACCGCAGGCGACGCTCACCGTGTTGCCGGGCGTCGGCCACATGGTTCACAGCATTGCCCGCGACGACGTCGTGGCGGTGATCGATGGCGTTGTCGCCGTGCCGCGCTGA
- a CDS encoding DUF1036 domain-containing protein: protein MTPLLFSLARCRVLRLAAVLVPALIVCAFATAEPARADFRLCNNTGGRVGVAIGYKDAEGWITEGWWNISARSCDTLLRGTLVARYYYIYAIDYDRGGEWSGHAFMCSREKEFTIRGTENCLARGYDRTGYFEVDTQEQRSWTVQLTDTAEQPVDRPLSPRSGPPPRTPLGGGPPPGGAPPASPDLNKEGLRR from the coding sequence GTGACCCCTTTGCTTTTTTCACTCGCCAGATGCCGCGTCCTCCGCCTCGCCGCCGTCCTCGTGCCGGCGTTGATCGTCTGCGCCTTCGCCACCGCTGAGCCGGCGCGCGCCGACTTCCGGCTCTGCAACAACACCGGCGGCCGCGTCGGCGTCGCCATCGGTTACAAGGATGCCGAAGGCTGGATCACCGAAGGCTGGTGGAACATCTCCGCGCGCAGCTGCGACACGCTTTTGCGCGGCACATTGGTCGCGCGCTACTACTACATCTATGCGATCGATTACGATCGCGGCGGCGAGTGGTCGGGCCATGCCTTCATGTGCTCGCGCGAAAAGGAATTCACCATTCGCGGCACCGAGAACTGCCTGGCGCGCGGCTATGATCGCACCGGTTATTTCGAAGTCGACACACAGGAGCAACGCTCGTGGACGGTGCAGTTGACCGACACCGCCGAGCAGCCGGTCGACCGGCCGCTCTCGCCGCGCAGCGGACCGCCACCGCGCACGCCGTTGGGCGGCGGGCCACCGCCTGGAGGCGCACCGCCGGCGTCGCCTGATCTCAACAAGGAAGGACTGCGCCGATGA
- a CDS encoding GGDEF domain-containing protein, with protein MQKDARVYSLPKWRLTRWLVDAGPGIPDDIRDALIASLFSGLPVFFGGAVNVILVAGAVALQTQKPVFIAWFVFEVVVCLARLVVLVIARRAALARRKTPTDLYLLLGLAWSCGVGYGVLTTMASGNWLIASATCLSGAAMVGGICLRNFGAPRLAAAMIFCSIGPSIAGAALAGEPLYYIVFIQAPMYFFAMAAAAFRLKTMLVTSMLAERENDHRARHDALTGLPNRHGLVNAAEAKLAAACETGRPLSLLFVDLDGFKAVNDTYGHAAGDTLLKLVAERLRHMLRPDDLAARIGGDEFVMLVANRDERESMAFAEQLIATVSSSYDLGGGANAPIGLSIGIAMAPEHGASIEALLASADAALYEAKSKGKCRCCMASVAANIAALQRLSGHTVTGEASSVAA; from the coding sequence ATGCAGAAAGACGCCAGGGTCTACAGCTTGCCGAAGTGGCGCCTGACCCGCTGGCTGGTCGATGCCGGTCCCGGGATTCCTGACGACATCCGTGACGCGCTCATCGCCAGCCTGTTCAGCGGTCTGCCGGTCTTCTTCGGCGGCGCTGTCAATGTCATTCTGGTCGCCGGCGCGGTCGCGCTCCAGACGCAGAAGCCTGTGTTCATCGCCTGGTTTGTCTTCGAAGTCGTCGTCTGCCTGGCGCGGCTCGTCGTCCTGGTCATCGCGCGGCGCGCGGCGCTCGCAAGGCGCAAGACGCCCACCGATCTCTACCTGCTGCTGGGGCTGGCCTGGAGCTGCGGCGTCGGATACGGCGTTCTGACCACCATGGCGAGCGGCAACTGGCTGATCGCCAGCGCCACCTGTCTGTCGGGCGCGGCTATGGTTGGCGGCATCTGCTTGCGCAATTTCGGCGCGCCGCGTCTTGCCGCTGCAATGATCTTCTGCAGCATTGGGCCGAGCATCGCCGGCGCGGCGCTGGCCGGCGAACCGCTGTACTACATCGTGTTCATCCAGGCACCGATGTATTTCTTCGCCATGGCGGCCGCTGCCTTCCGGCTCAAGACCATGCTGGTGACCAGCATGCTTGCCGAACGTGAGAACGATCATCGCGCCCGGCACGACGCACTCACGGGCCTGCCGAACCGGCACGGCCTGGTCAACGCCGCGGAGGCCAAGCTTGCCGCCGCCTGCGAGACCGGCCGCCCGCTCTCGCTGCTGTTCGTCGATCTCGACGGCTTCAAGGCCGTCAACGACACCTATGGCCATGCGGCTGGCGATACGTTGCTCAAGCTGGTTGCCGAACGTTTGCGGCACATGCTGCGCCCCGACGATCTCGCCGCGCGCATCGGCGGCGATGAATTCGTGATGCTGGTCGCCAACCGCGACGAACGGGAAAGCATGGCCTTCGCCGAGCAACTGATCGCCACGGTATCGTCGTCCTACGATCTTGGCGGCGGCGCCAACGCCCCTATCGGCCTGAGTATCGGCATTGCCATGGCGCCCGAGCACGGCGCATCGATCGAAGCACTTCTGGCGTCGGCCGACGCCGCGCTCTACGAGGCCAAATCGAAGGGCAAATGCCGCTGCTGCATGGCGTCGGTCGCGGCCAACATCGCTGCCCTCCAGCGCCTCAGCGGTCACACCGTAACGGGCGAGGCCTCCTCGGTCGCGGCCTAG
- a CDS encoding TVP38/TMEM64 family protein, whose protein sequence is MTRHRRWLLLALTALAIAATVLAMLWLFWGVTSVAALQTRVESLGHWAPAGFIMLYAVSTVAGLPGGVLDVVGGAVFGPVYGSLINLAGGTLGAAGAFLVARHGAADWVRRRAGPRVQKVMTSVEADGWRFVAFVRLVPVIPYTIVNYMLGLTRIPFWHYVLATLVFMAPSTIAYTYIGYAGTQALAGDTDNIRYALLMLAVIALVIFAPYFYKRWKNGDETKAPPPV, encoded by the coding sequence ATGACACGTCATCGTCGCTGGCTGTTACTGGCCCTGACTGCGCTTGCCATCGCGGCGACCGTGCTCGCCATGCTGTGGCTGTTCTGGGGTGTCACCAGCGTCGCCGCGCTGCAGACGCGGGTGGAAAGCCTGGGTCACTGGGCGCCGGCGGGCTTCATCATGCTTTACGCCGTCAGCACGGTGGCGGGCTTGCCGGGCGGCGTGCTCGACGTTGTCGGCGGCGCGGTGTTCGGTCCGGTCTATGGCAGCCTGATCAATCTCGCCGGCGGCACTTTGGGCGCGGCCGGAGCCTTCCTTGTCGCGCGTCATGGCGCCGCAGACTGGGTGCGCCGCCGGGCCGGCCCGCGCGTGCAGAAGGTGATGACCAGCGTCGAGGCCGACGGCTGGCGCTTCGTCGCTTTCGTGCGGCTGGTGCCGGTCATTCCCTACACGATCGTCAATTACATGCTCGGGCTGACGCGCATTCCGTTCTGGCACTATGTGCTGGCAACGCTCGTGTTCATGGCGCCATCGACGATCGCCTACACCTATATCGGTTACGCCGGCACCCAGGCGCTGGCCGGCGACACCGACAACATCCGTTATGCGCTGCTGATGCTGGCGGTGATCGCGCTCGTGATTTTCGCGCCGTACTTCTACAAGCGCTGGAAGAACGGCGACGAGACGAAAGCGCCGCCGCCGGTCTGA
- a CDS encoding tetratricopeptide repeat protein — protein MDRFRTSAVLIAAALAVGLTASVPAPARAEPGGWVDAPVNTPKRKPFSEDLDFLFGALKVAPDETSAKAIEQRIWAQWMVSTSDTANLLMMRVRAAIEAKDMDLAIKLLDGIVKIRPDYVEGWNRRATLYYMKKDYGRSLADIREVLRREPRHFGALAGLGLILQDIGDDKHALDAYRRALDVYPRLQRIPDVVKKLQEEVEGRDI, from the coding sequence ATGGACCGATTCCGCACGTCTGCCGTCCTGATCGCCGCCGCCCTGGCCGTAGGCCTCACGGCAAGCGTGCCTGCGCCTGCGCGGGCCGAGCCTGGCGGTTGGGTGGACGCGCCGGTCAATACCCCCAAGCGCAAGCCTTTCAGCGAAGACCTCGACTTCCTGTTCGGCGCCCTGAAAGTCGCGCCGGACGAAACCAGCGCCAAGGCCATCGAACAGCGCATCTGGGCGCAGTGGATGGTGTCGACCAGCGACACGGCCAATCTGCTGATGATGCGGGTGCGCGCCGCCATCGAAGCCAAGGACATGGATCTGGCGATCAAGCTTCTCGACGGCATCGTCAAGATTCGGCCCGATTATGTCGAAGGCTGGAACCGCCGCGCCACGCTCTATTACATGAAGAAGGATTATGGCCGCTCACTCGCCGATATTCGTGAGGTGCTGCGCCGCGAGCCGCGCCACTTCGGCGCGCTGGCCGGGCTCGGCCTCATCCTCCAGGACATCGGCGACGACAAGCACGCGCTCGACGCCTATCGCCGTGCGCTCGATGTCTATCCGCGCCTGCAGCGCATTCCCGACGTGGTGAAGAAGCTGCAGGAAGAGGTCGAAGGCCGCGACATCTGA
- a CDS encoding MBL fold metallo-hydrolase: MSVTLQFCGAARTVTGSCYLLQSKAGRLLVDCGMYQGSKTLKELNYGAFPFNPVDIDAVLLTHAHIDHSGLLPKLVRTGFRGHIFATRGTIDLCSYMLPDAGSIQESEVIALNRRNAARGRPEVSPIYTAADAAASLQAFQPVDYETWIAPMAGVRARYWNAGHLLGSASIEIEFAGEGKDGKPLRLLFSGDVGPDAKLLQPDPEAPAGLDYVICESTYGNTDRPAITPPARRARLAELVRAAHAAGGPLLIPAFAVERTQELIVELIDLMEEGLVPAAPIFLDSPLAIRATDVFRQHASELTTDIDVNRMLASPHLRFTETVDESKAIAKLSGFHIIIAGSGMCDAGRIRHHLKRWLWHANATVLLSGFQAQGTLGRFLFDGAKAVRIQGEEIKVAARIASFDEYSGHADGPELARWIAERRPIERAVFLVHGEEPALAGLSERIAERFVPAARVNIPILDDIYELTTAAPTPLAGKQRRRLAPEAVISLDWHNDMSKLILDINDRIEAAADDRARGVLVRRLRRALEQD, translated from the coding sequence ATGAGTGTCACGCTGCAGTTCTGCGGGGCCGCACGGACGGTGACCGGCTCCTGTTATCTCCTGCAGAGCAAGGCCGGACGGCTGCTGGTCGATTGCGGCATGTACCAGGGCTCCAAAACGCTCAAAGAGCTCAACTACGGCGCCTTCCCCTTCAATCCGGTCGATATCGACGCCGTGCTTCTCACGCACGCCCATATCGACCACAGCGGCCTGCTGCCGAAGCTGGTCCGTACCGGCTTTCGCGGCCATATCTTCGCGACGCGCGGCACCATCGACCTGTGCTCCTACATGCTGCCCGATGCCGGCAGCATCCAGGAATCCGAAGTCATTGCGCTCAACCGGCGCAACGCCGCGCGCGGTCGCCCCGAAGTCAGTCCGATCTACACCGCCGCCGACGCGGCGGCGTCGCTACAGGCCTTCCAGCCGGTCGACTACGAGACCTGGATTGCGCCGATGGCGGGCGTGCGCGCACGCTACTGGAACGCCGGCCACCTGCTCGGCTCGGCCTCGATCGAAATCGAGTTCGCCGGCGAAGGCAAAGACGGCAAGCCGCTGCGGCTGTTGTTCTCCGGCGATGTCGGTCCGGATGCGAAGCTGCTGCAGCCCGATCCGGAAGCGCCGGCAGGGCTCGACTACGTCATCTGCGAATCGACCTACGGCAATACGGACCGGCCGGCCATCACGCCGCCGGCGCGGCGCGCGCGGCTCGCCGAATTGGTGCGCGCCGCCCATGCCGCCGGCGGACCTTTGCTCATTCCGGCCTTTGCCGTCGAGCGTACACAGGAACTGATCGTCGAACTGATCGACCTGATGGAAGAAGGGCTGGTGCCGGCGGCGCCGATCTTTCTCGATTCACCTTTGGCAATCCGCGCGACCGACGTATTCCGGCAGCACGCTTCCGAATTGACGACCGACATCGACGTCAATCGCATGCTGGCCTCGCCGCATCTGCGCTTCACCGAGACGGTGGATGAGAGCAAGGCGATCGCCAAGCTCTCCGGCTTTCACATCATCATCGCCGGCAGCGGCATGTGCGATGCCGGCCGCATTCGCCACCATCTCAAGCGCTGGCTGTGGCACGCAAATGCCACCGTGCTGCTGTCGGGCTTTCAGGCGCAAGGCACGCTCGGACGCTTCCTTTTCGACGGCGCCAAGGCCGTTCGCATCCAGGGCGAGGAGATCAAGGTCGCGGCCCGCATTGCCTCTTTCGATGAATATTCCGGCCATGCCGACGGCCCCGAACTGGCGCGCTGGATCGCCGAGCGACGGCCCATTGAACGCGCGGTGTTCCTGGTGCATGGCGAAGAGCCGGCGCTGGCCGGCCTGTCGGAACGCATTGCCGAACGCTTCGTCCCCGCGGCCCGGGTCAATATCCCGATCCTCGATGACATCTACGAACTCACCACCGCCGCGCCGACGCCGCTCGCCGGCAAGCAAAGGCGGCGGCTGGCGCCGGAAGCGGTCATCTCGCTCGACTGGCACAACGACATGTCGAAGCTGATCCTCGACATCAACGATCGCATCGAGGCCGCCGCCGACGACCGCGCCCGCGGCGTCCTTGTGCGGCGCCTGCGCCGGGCGCTGGAGCAGGATTAG
- the amaB gene encoding L-piperidine-6-carboxylate dehydrogenase: MTTISTDVRTVLDALGVTPAQTQGGTLKVVSPVDGAVVAAVPETTPAEAATLIGQAHQAYLEWRAVPAPRRGEFVRLLGEELRAAKPALGRLVSLEVGKSPSEGLGEVQEMIDICDFAVGLSRQLYGLVIQSEREDHRLTEQWHPAGVVGVISAFNFPVAVWSWNAALAFVCGDSVVWKPSEKAPLTALAVAAIMARAAQKFGGVPKGLLTMLIGGREVGEALVDDVRVPVVSATGSTRMGRVVGERVARRFGRAILELGGNNASIVTPSADLDLTLRAVAFGAMGTAGQRCTTMRRLIVHESVYDKLVPKLASVYKSISIGNPITSDALVGPLIDGRAYESMQGALAEAKKAGGIVHGGERVDINGPNSFYVRPALVEMPGQVGPVCDETFAPILYVLKYKDLDEAIALHNGVPQGLSSSIFGTDIREIETFLSARGSDCGIANVNMGTSGAEIGGAFGGEKETGGGRESGTDAWKAYMRRQTSAVNYGRKLPLAQGVKFDI; encoded by the coding sequence ATGACAACAATCAGCACCGACGTCCGCACCGTTCTCGACGCGCTCGGCGTGACGCCGGCACAGACGCAAGGCGGCACATTGAAAGTGGTGTCGCCCGTGGACGGCGCGGTGGTCGCGGCGGTGCCGGAGACGACGCCGGCCGAGGCGGCGACGCTGATCGGCCAGGCGCATCAGGCTTATCTCGAATGGCGGGCCGTGCCGGCGCCGCGCCGCGGCGAGTTCGTGCGTCTGCTCGGCGAGGAACTGCGCGCGGCCAAGCCCGCGCTCGGCAGGCTCGTCAGCCTCGAAGTCGGCAAGTCGCCGTCCGAAGGTTTGGGCGAAGTGCAGGAGATGATCGACATCTGCGACTTCGCCGTCGGGCTGTCGCGGCAACTCTACGGCCTCGTCATCCAGTCGGAGCGCGAGGACCATCGCCTTACCGAACAGTGGCATCCGGCCGGCGTCGTCGGCGTCATCTCGGCGTTCAATTTTCCGGTCGCGGTTTGGTCGTGGAACGCGGCGCTGGCTTTCGTCTGCGGCGACTCGGTGGTGTGGAAGCCGTCGGAGAAGGCGCCGCTCACGGCGCTGGCGGTTGCGGCCATCATGGCGCGCGCCGCGCAGAAGTTCGGCGGCGTGCCGAAAGGCTTGCTGACCATGCTGATCGGCGGCCGCGAAGTCGGCGAGGCGCTGGTCGATGACGTTCGCGTGCCGGTCGTCTCCGCCACCGGCTCGACGCGCATGGGCCGTGTCGTCGGCGAGCGCGTGGCGCGCCGCTTCGGCCGCGCCATTCTCGAACTCGGCGGCAACAATGCCTCGATCGTGACGCCGTCGGCCGATCTCGACCTCACCTTGCGTGCGGTCGCCTTCGGCGCCATGGGCACCGCCGGCCAGCGTTGCACGACGATGCGCCGGCTGATCGTGCACGAGAGCGTGTACGACAAGCTCGTGCCGAAGCTGGCCTCGGTCTACAAGTCGATCTCGATCGGCAACCCGATCACGTCGGACGCGCTGGTCGGTCCGCTGATCGACGGCCGCGCTTACGAGTCGATGCAAGGAGCGCTGGCCGAGGCGAAGAAAGCCGGCGGTATTGTGCATGGCGGCGAGCGCGTCGACATCAACGGGCCGAACTCATTCTATGTGCGGCCGGCTCTGGTCGAGATGCCGGGGCAGGTGGGTCCGGTGTGCGACGAGACCTTCGCGCCGATTCTCTATGTGCTGAAATACAAGGATCTCGACGAGGCCATCGCGCTGCATAACGGCGTGCCGCAAGGACTGTCGTCGTCCATCTTCGGCACCGATATCCGCGAAATCGAGACCTTCCTGTCGGCGCGCGGTTCCGACTGCGGCATCGCCAATGTCAACATGGGCACGTCGGGCGCGGAAATCGGCGGCGCTTTCGGCGGCGAAAAGGAAACCGGCGGCGGCCGCGAAAGCGGCACCGATGCCTGGAAGGCTTATATGCGCCGCCAGACCAGCGCCGTGAACTACGGCCGCAAGCTGCCGCTCGCCCAGGGCGTCAAATTCGATATCTGA
- the pyk gene encoding pyruvate kinase produces the protein MRRHRRAKIVATLGPASSSRDMIDALFKAGADVFRINMSHTSQERLRELVAMIRQVEEDNGRPIGILADLQGPKLRLGTIAGGAIMVKQGDTVVLDSNPAIGGADRIYLPHPEIIAAVQPGHTLLIDDGKVRLTVTKTEPDRITSRVEVAGKLSDRKGVSVPDTTIPVSALTAKDLSDLEAALEAGIDWLALSFVQRPEDVAEAKKLTRGRALVMVKVEKPQAVARLSEIIEIADALMVARGDLGVEMPLEKVPGVQKQMTRLCRATGKPVVVATQMLESMISSPVPTRAEVSDVATAIFEGADAVMLSAESAAGQYPLEAVETMSRIATQVESDPPYREIINAQRTRPEATGADAIADAARHIADTLDLAAVICWTSSGSTALRVARERPRPPIVALSPKMETGRRLAVAWGVHCVVTEDAHDQDDMVDRACRIAFKEGFAKPGQRVIVVAGVPLGTPGATNMLRIAYVGADDSAD, from the coding sequence ATGAGACGCCACCGCCGTGCCAAGATCGTGGCCACGCTCGGGCCGGCTTCGTCCAGCCGGGACATGATCGACGCGTTGTTCAAGGCCGGCGCCGACGTCTTCCGAATCAACATGAGCCATACCAGCCAGGAGCGTCTGCGCGAACTGGTGGCGATGATCCGTCAGGTCGAGGAGGACAACGGCCGTCCGATCGGCATTCTCGCCGACCTGCAAGGCCCGAAGCTGCGCCTCGGCACCATTGCCGGCGGCGCGATCATGGTGAAGCAGGGCGACACCGTGGTGCTGGATTCCAATCCGGCCATTGGCGGCGCCGACCGCATCTATTTGCCGCATCCGGAAATCATCGCCGCGGTGCAGCCCGGCCATACGCTGCTGATCGACGACGGCAAGGTGCGACTTACCGTGACCAAGACCGAGCCGGACCGGATCACCTCGCGCGTCGAGGTCGCCGGCAAGCTGTCAGACCGCAAGGGCGTCAGCGTGCCGGATACGACGATTCCGGTGTCGGCGCTCACCGCCAAGGATCTCTCTGATCTCGAAGCGGCGCTTGAAGCCGGCATCGACTGGCTCGCGCTGTCCTTCGTGCAGCGGCCCGAAGACGTGGCGGAAGCCAAGAAGCTGACGCGCGGCCGCGCGCTGGTGATGGTCAAGGTCGAAAAACCACAGGCCGTCGCGCGCCTCAGCGAAATCATCGAAATCGCCGATGCCCTGATGGTGGCGCGCGGCGATCTCGGCGTCGAGATGCCGCTCGAGAAGGTCCCGGGCGTTCAGAAGCAGATGACGCGGCTCTGCCGCGCCACCGGCAAGCCGGTCGTGGTTGCGACGCAAATGCTGGAATCGATGATCTCTTCGCCGGTGCCGACGCGCGCCGAAGTCTCCGACGTCGCCACCGCCATCTTCGAAGGGGCGGATGCGGTGATGCTGTCGGCGGAATCGGCGGCCGGGCAATATCCGCTCGAGGCGGTCGAGACCATGAGCCGCATCGCAACGCAGGTGGAGAGCGACCCGCCCTATCGCGAGATCATCAATGCGCAGCGCACCAGACCGGAAGCGACCGGCGCCGACGCCATTGCCGATGCGGCGCGGCACATTGCCGACACGCTCGATCTGGCCGCCGTGATCTGCTGGACCTCGTCGGGATCGACGGCGCTGCGCGTGGCGCGCGAGCGTCCGCGTCCGCCGATCGTGGCGTTGTCGCCGAAGATGGAAACCGGCCGCCGCCTCGCTGTGGCGTGGGGCGTGCATTGCGTCGTCACCGAAGACGCACATGACCAGGACGACATGGTCGACCGCGCCTGCCGCATCGCCTTCAAGGAAGGCTTCGCCAAGCCCGGCCAGCGCGTCATCGTCGTCGCCGGTGTGCCGCTCGGCACGCCGGGCGCGACCAACATGCTGCGAATCGCTTATGTCGGCGCCGACGACAGCGCCGATTGA
- the ykgO gene encoding type B 50S ribosomal protein L36 produces the protein MKIRNSLKSLRGRHRNNKLVRRKGRVFIINKTNPRFKARQG, from the coding sequence ATGAAGATCCGTAACTCATTGAAATCGCTGCGTGGGCGCCACCGGAACAACAAGCTGGTCCGGCGCAAAGGCCGCGTTTTCATCATCAACAAGACCAATCCGCGCTTTAAGGCCCGCCAGGGCTAA